In Centroberyx gerrardi isolate f3 chromosome 7, fCenGer3.hap1.cur.20231027, whole genome shotgun sequence, the sequence CAAACACTAAGGATGGAAGAAACCAGGATGGAAAAGAGGGCCAGGCCAGAGAGCACACACAGCAGCGTCACCCCTCCTACAGACAACAGGAAAActaaaagggggagagagggagaagggttGGTGGCCATACTTTCAAACTACTGTTAAATAAGTGCACAAGTAGGTGTAGGTGTTAGTATCATAGAATATTAAGACGTTGATTTTGACAGAAACCTACCCTCGAAGAAAACGAAACCTACTGCAGTGACAGTAGTGGTCATGAgtgcaaaaactaggaaaagtCCAATGGGCACTGTGGCCATGATACTGAACACCAACACCGTCAGCGCTAAGAATGGGTGGCTGGTGAGGTATTGCCCAATCCTTGTATTCATCAGTTGTTGTACCTGTCAAAGACGTGACACAATGCACCTGTTGTAGTCAGCAAACTGGGGGAAAATGCAATTGTACAAGTTTACCTCCAGAGGGCATGGTCTAGCCGTTTCCTAACACCACAGTAGGCTTGCTGATGGAAAAGCAAATATTGTGTCATTTAGCTGTCTTGAGATCTGTCTGAACTGATAAATACAGTAAGTACACACGTCAAGGACAGGGCCGAAGAACTTCTGACAGATGCAGATGTTTAGCCTTGGGTTACCTTGGGGTCTTTGTACAGACTATTCATCAGGGTAGTCCATCTTCCCCAGACCTGCTGAGCCCCAGTCACGTCGCTGCTGTACGGCATCTCACACTCACCTAGCCTGGTTgagaaaacacagaggaaatgagCAACAGTGAGTCAGCCTGACTGGTAAAATGACACTAGTCCAACTAGGAAAAGGTTAATCCAATAAGAAATGGATTTGCTTTGCTTGCTAACCATGTGGGTTGGTTTAGTTCATTTAAATTTAAGTTGGCAAACAAAATGGGTTTAAACCAAACTAGCCACAGTGACTCTAACCGCAGCAATTTCTataaaaacaaagttacaaagctCTTAGCGCTAAAgttaactaacgttagctaacaacTCTAGCTACAACATGTATTGTACTTAATAACTTAGCACAAGTTAGTCGCTAACTGTAGTTATCTATTTCTTAAATCATATGACAACGTTCAGTTGGCAAGTACAAACAATAGCAATTTGACAAACCTAGTTTGAATCGCTGCAAAAGCCAGTTCACAAGATGTAAAACTAGATCCTGTACCTCAGATTCATTCACGCCCACAGCAGCATACAATCTtttacaaaaatacacacacttcctctttttcttcttcctttggATTTCCGGCAAATGAGACGTTTACAGGCGTATTGCTGCCATCCACCGTTCATTTAACACCCATTTGGCACCGAGAAGTGTTCCCAAACTGAGAGAGGTGATTCCCAGCTCAGTCAACTCCTTATCGAGGGTAGATCCATAACGTTACCTGTCCCACTGTCTCCGGACCTGTTTCCCTACCAACTCACTTCGCAGGCCGCAGTGCCCCGATCTTAACCTTGTCGATTTTACATCTTATCTCTCCAGCTTTTCCCTGTCCTTAGTGATGGTTGAATGGTGAAATAgtgtcttcctctttttccccccGCTGCCATTCTCTCTGCCATTCCTACTCCACGTCAAACGTGCGGTTTTCCCAGTGGAAATCCAAAATAAACTTTCCTTTACTGTTGTAATGTGCACTGTGCTGACCCGGAGCTTTTTACAGGACACCAACGTCTTCTCCGAGGTTGCCACGTTCCTGTTGAATTATCCCCCTTTTTCAGAAATCTTATTGCAACACTAGTGTATGGCAGTATTTCACAGTAACTGTCCTGTGTAAGTATGAAGAATCGATTTGCCCTGCTTTATGCAATATTATCTTGTCTTCTCTATGCAGCAGTGTACTCCAAGGCAGTGATATACTGGGCAACTTTTTGGGAACTTTGATGGTTACCCCAGGAGTTGCCTCATTTGATCACAAAGGAACATTTCTTGTAGCTTGAAACATTTGAATAGATTTTTGACAGTGTCTCCCTTTGTTGCCAGTTTCCGATAGCATTACTCATTTACATTGCCCACAGAACTCCCATGTGTATTACCACCCTTAGAATCACttatcttcttctcttcctctgacacATTATTCATTGTCATAAAAGGACCATTGTCAATAATTACAATGGATTTAATGGCCAGCCCTCTCTGCTTCTGCCTAATTGCGCCATAAAATTCCAATTGTCTGTATTGGACAGATGATGAATCATCAAATGATTTGTTTGTGAGGTAAtgaaatctctctccctctctctctgacccctgCAGTTGGGTTATGCGAGGATTTTCTCTCTTGCCACTGATTGATGAATTAATTAAGAATCTAAGGCACTTTACTCATTTTTTCTACTATATATGACTGTACTAACATCCCATGAGCACATATCTAAAATACAGTCAAACGTGTTTCCTGAGTTGAGCTTTATTAGCTCAGCTAAATCAGTGGCTTTAATGTGGGTATTTGAGACAGCCAATATTAGTGATGATCACTGATTGATGATTAGTTAATGATCATAGATGGAGATATGTGTAAAAAATtacacatattatacaacaGGAATTATCGTTTTATGATAATTTGTCACAATTCCACACATTTGTCTGCTCTGTAATGGCTGCAACCACAACAAGTTTTAAATTGAGGCCAAAAATATCCACATTcaaaaaaatgactgaatgtACTTGTGCGGGGTTGTCTATATTTGACAGTTTTAACAGACGGGAAGAGAGCGGGAGATGACATGTGTCACAGGTCCTGAGCCAGACTTGAACCCAGGCTACATACCAGCTGACTGAGCCACCAGAACACTCCATAATCATCTTCTTATGTGAGCTGCAAATTAGATGATTTTACAGCAATTTTTAGTTCACTGTTTGACTGCATGTTGAGGCTAAGGTAGagttcctcctcttttctttacACCTGTGAATATTGATGAAACATCAGGGGACTCAGTGAGAAATGAATATCTAAAGTCTACCATGAACACTATTGGTGTACAGCATGGAGCTATGGAAATTAAAACCTGTGATGTATTGCTTATTGCTTAGCATGCACAGTCTTGGTATCGGAAATGATGGTTGAGCTGTTCTCAAAGAGAATTGTTACTCTGAGAGATTTGTTGTGAAGAAAATCAAAACAGTAATTCTCCTGAGATCCAGTAGAGGGGGTTCACAGATGTCAGAATGAAATGGCTCCTTGAAAATAATGAacacccttcctcccttctgttCTTGCTGGTATTAAATGGCAACGATCTCTCCATGAAGATGGAGACTGATCAGAATATTAAATGCTAAAGATTGAACTTTATCACTCCCACTGATTACTTCTTCTTGCTGCAACTCAATCAAAGATAGGAATTGCTGGTCGTACACTGCCACCTATGTCTTAAGTTTAGCCCCTTGAGTTTTGGATAGAATTAAATATATGAGGCACATAACTGCAAGGTCTTGGAGCAAGGGAAATGGTAGTGCGATCTGTTTTGAACTGCACCAAGGAgcgaggaagaaagagacaccCCTGGGACTAGTGATGACAACTTATTTGGGCCTTTTGTAGCTACCGGCCATACTAATTAATCACACTCTTTTGTATTGAGTAAAGGGGAGCGATttggtgagggagagagactctTAGACTGTTAAACACAATGAACTCAGTGAACTGAGTCTTGAGGAGTTATAGAagagtggggtgtgtgtgtgcatgtgtgcgtgtagtgagagagagagagagagagagagagagagagagagattgcacaCAAGGAATTTCCAACAATTATGCACAACTATTTTTACtagtattatttttatatccaaggcctttattttctttgtgctTCTTCCACATTAGGTTATGCTGTAGTCTTAAAGGACACTGGACATAGGGAAAAGTCTTCAGCCTTTCCTGCTGTATACTGTAGAGGGATGGAATattgctgcattgcattgccTTGCCTCGTCATTTCTGGCTGACTGCCATACGTTTCTTCTGCACCCATCGACCTACTGCCTCACTTGATAACAAGGGTTGGCTGGCTGATGGATGTTCATCTGTAGCCCCCAGTTTATAGTGAATGGGTCCATCCTCTATCACAGCTGTAAAGTCTCTCCCAGAACAAACAGCCTCGGGCCACAGTTGGTCATCTCTCAACCAGAGTTTGTATTAGCTCGTAATTGTTAGTCTGTGGCCGGTAAAAAAGGTGAAAGTCCAGAAAAAAAGACTGAGGCTAGTTCTTACACTTTTTACTTGCAAGTGTATTTTTCACCATTAAGCAATATGGCTTTTACAGTGAtaagtaaattaaataatttgaCCAATATTTCCTTACCTAAAATGGCATCATTAGTTTTTTCCTAATTTATGCAAAAACATTAAGTTGCTTGGTGTCAGGGTTGCCAGGCAGTAACCTAACATCAACAAGTCAAGAATACAGTATCTTATGTCCATATGATACTCTAGTGTAtagtagtatttatttattgtggtatggcaaggcaaggcaaactttatttatatatttcatacacaaggcaaatacaatgtgcttggTAGTGATGaccattttattattatgataacaATTCTACACACTCAGTCAAGTTTTTGTAGTGAAAATATGCCACAGCTACTAATTGCGATATATTGGTGAAACAGTTATAAATGTAATTCCAGATATTATACACTGGCATTATATGTTTGAGTATTTCTAATAACATTGCGTCctaaaaacaacacacattGATTTGTAGTTGtactttaaaaaagtaaaaatgtcaaacatatTGATTTAAATCCTTTTCCCCATTACCAGTGTACTTCCAAAATTATCTAAGCCATAAACCTCAAATTAGAGCTAACTCTTGACCTCATGTGTCATATAATGCAAATCTTAAATCTTCTTTTATAGCTCACCAAACATTTATTTCAGAAACATCATGGTTTAAAATAGTTACTTTTGGTTAACTTGGTTCAATTACAAAATATGTGGTCAAGACTGTAACAGAGTTACGCTGCAGCTCCTGAGACAAATTACTAGGGCAGACCTGTGACAACTAGCCCAGGCCTGCCCTAGTTGAAGCTAGATGAAAATTGAATAATCTTAATGTGTCCATATACCTGTGGTGCACAGATGCATTTGAGTGTCTGAGTGGAAATTGACTGTAGGATGTGTCTACTGGCACGTGCACAGCAGCTCAACAGATTGTAGCAAGAATGTGATTGATGGGCTGTCAGCAAATTCCCATTTGCATCCGCTGATTGTAAAAACTAATCactgggaggggaggagagatgaagagcaTAAAATAGCAGGAAATCTCCTGTGGTTCCATGTTAACTGATGCATGTCCACCTGGCTCCACATGGCTGGTACCTAGTTTATGAAATGATACCATGTGTCACATTATTGACACCTATCCCGCACTGGCTCACAGCAATTACAAAGGCTTGAAGCCTGTTTGATTTTATTGGAGAACATTACGAAATGAGGGTGATCTGGTACACAT encodes:
- the LOC139929187 gene encoding lipid droplet assembly factor 1-like isoform X2, whose product is MPYSSDVTGAQQVWGRWTTLMNSLYKDPKVQQLMNTRIGQYLTSHPFLALTVLVFSIMATVPIGLFLVFALMTTTVTAVGFVFFEVFLLSVGGVTLLCVLSGLALFSILVSSILSVCYITTSNIFNFYYTPRTTSNREDKVRGKTNGCETSGLVKEIQ
- the LOC139929187 gene encoding lipid droplet assembly factor 1-like isoform X1 — protein: MNLRLGECEMPYSSDVTGAQQVWGRWTTLMNSLYKDPKVQQLMNTRIGQYLTSHPFLALTVLVFSIMATVPIGLFLVFALMTTTVTAVGFVFFEVFLLSVGGVTLLCVLSGLALFSILVSSILSVCYITTSNIFNFYYTPRTTSNREDKVRGKTNGCETSGLVKEIQ